In the genome of Actinomycetota bacterium, the window GGTTCCCTGGCGGTCCTTGGCGGGTAGTACGCTGTTGAAGCGGTCAGTGGCGCGTGCTATCCTACTCCGGCTGTTCTCGAAGCGCCTGGTCGGAAACCAGGCGCGCCTGTTGAAGAGGTGAACCATAGTGCGTGAAGGAATCCATCCGGACTACGTGGAGTCGACGGTGACGTGCTCCTGCGGGGAGAAGTTCAAGACCCGCTCCACCAACTCCGAGCTGCACATCGAGCTCTGCTCGAAGTGCCACCCGTTCTACACCGGCAAGCAGAAGTTCGTCGACACCGGTGGTCGCGTGCAGCGATTCGCCGACAAGTTCGGCAACGCCGCCACGGCGACGCTCGAGAAGGAAGCCGCCGTGCGCGACGCCCGCGTGAAGGCCGCCGAGGAAGCCGCCGAGGAGGCTCGCCGAGTCCGCGAGGCCAAGGAGGCCGACAAGGCCACCCGCGCCGCACGGTT includes:
- the rpmE gene encoding 50S ribosomal protein L31, whose amino-acid sequence is MREGIHPDYVESTVTCSCGEKFKTRSTNSELHIELCSKCHPFYTGKQKFVDTGGRVQRFADKFGNAATATLEKEAAVRDARVKAAEEAAEEARRVREAKEADKATRAARFESAQPRVRKAEATEASAAEVVAEATDEPVADAVDEPAAEAVEATDEPVAEEVAEEAAEEAAE